Proteins encoded together in one Streptomyces sp. TLI_171 window:
- a CDS encoding chaplin has product MSRTRRYFAAVALAATAVLGTAGLASASAGAEGVAAGSPGVLSGNLIQVPVHVPVNVCGNSIGVVSILNPAFGNSCANVG; this is encoded by the coding sequence ATGTCCCGCACCCGCAGGTACTTCGCCGCAGTCGCGCTGGCCGCCACCGCCGTCCTCGGCACCGCCGGGCTGGCCTCGGCGTCCGCCGGCGCCGAAGGCGTGGCCGCAGGTTCGCCCGGCGTCCTGTCCGGCAACCTGATCCAGGTCCCCGTGCACGTCCCGGTCAACGTGTGCGGCAACAGCATCGGCGTGGTCAGCATCCTGAACCCGGCGTTCGGCAACTCCTGCGCCAACGTCGGCTGA
- a CDS encoding fasciclin domain-containing protein — MSASVRNRRALTALFAAGALALSLGACSSSSDSGTSSSSPSASAASSAAMSGSSTASAAAAAGQPFGAACAAVPKDGAGSFTGMAQDPVATAASNNPLLSTLVAAVKQAGLVDTLNSAQNITVFAPTNDAFAKIPKADLDALLADKAKLTKVLTYHVTPEKLAPTSLAGTHKTLEGSDLTVTGSTPDFTVNSNSKVLCGNVQTANATVYIVDTVLMPTS, encoded by the coding sequence ATGTCCGCTTCCGTCCGCAACCGCCGTGCCCTCACCGCCCTGTTCGCCGCCGGCGCCCTCGCCCTGTCCCTGGGCGCGTGCAGCAGCAGCAGTGACAGCGGCACCAGCTCGTCCTCCCCGTCCGCTTCCGCGGCCTCCTCCGCGGCGATGTCCGGCAGCAGCACCGCCTCCGCCGCCGCGGCGGCCGGTCAGCCGTTCGGCGCGGCCTGCGCCGCCGTGCCGAAGGACGGCGCGGGCTCGTTCACCGGCATGGCGCAGGACCCGGTCGCCACCGCCGCCTCGAACAACCCGCTGCTGTCCACCCTGGTCGCCGCCGTCAAGCAGGCCGGCCTGGTCGACACCCTGAACTCCGCCCAGAACATCACCGTGTTCGCGCCCACCAACGACGCCTTCGCCAAGATCCCGAAGGCCGACCTGGACGCCCTGCTCGCCGACAAGGCGAAGCTCACCAAGGTCCTGACCTACCACGTCACCCCCGAAAAGCTCGCCCCCACCTCGCTGGCCGGCACGCACAAGACCCTGGAGGGCAGCGACCTCACCGTCACCGGCAGCACCCCCGACTTCACCGTCAACAGCAACTCCAAGGTCCTGTGCGGCAACGTCCAGACCGCCAACGCCACCGTCTACATCGTCGACACCGTGCTGATGCCGACCTCCTGA
- a CDS encoding alpha/beta hydrolase family protein has product MAEPAAGRSVGRRRLLGALAVTVLGAGAVGGAIVEDVLPGGPRLRRALGLTGSDGTVPEVAAGPVRTETVRSAARGRDVRLVVCDPPGAPGGELPVCLALHGRDGDAATFTGLGVPQFLAAAVAAGVPPFRVVAVDGGAATYWHARTPGDDPMAMLTGELPRWLAERSMPEPTSALGISMGGSGALQYARARRGRLSAAALLSPALFRGWADARTVDAYRDEADWRAHEPLLHLDDLAEVGRIGVWCGTEDPFCPAARRLATTPAVTARFPRGQHTAGFWRRVMPDAMALLGPR; this is encoded by the coding sequence GTGGCGGAGCCCGCGGCGGGACGGAGCGTCGGGCGGCGGCGCCTGCTCGGGGCGCTCGCCGTCACCGTGCTCGGCGCGGGCGCGGTCGGCGGCGCGATCGTCGAGGACGTACTGCCCGGCGGACCTCGGCTGCGCCGCGCCCTCGGCCTGACCGGCAGCGACGGGACGGTGCCGGAGGTCGCCGCCGGACCGGTCCGCACCGAGACCGTCCGCTCGGCGGCCCGGGGCCGGGACGTCCGGCTGGTGGTGTGCGACCCGCCGGGTGCGCCCGGCGGTGAACTCCCGGTCTGCCTGGCCCTGCACGGGCGCGACGGCGACGCGGCGACCTTCACCGGCCTCGGCGTGCCCCAGTTCCTGGCGGCCGCCGTCGCCGCGGGCGTCCCGCCGTTCCGGGTGGTCGCCGTCGACGGCGGCGCGGCCACGTACTGGCACGCGCGCACGCCCGGCGACGACCCGATGGCCATGCTCACCGGCGAACTGCCGCGCTGGCTCGCGGAACGGTCGATGCCCGAGCCGACCTCCGCCCTGGGCATCTCGATGGGCGGGTCCGGCGCCCTCCAGTACGCCCGGGCCCGCCGCGGCCGGCTCTCGGCCGCCGCGCTGCTCAGCCCCGCGCTGTTCCGCGGCTGGGCCGACGCCCGCACCGTCGACGCCTACCGCGACGAGGCCGACTGGCGCGCGCACGAGCCGCTGCTGCACCTCGACGACCTCGCCGAGGTCGGCCGGATCGGCGTCTGGTGCGGAACCGAGGACCCGTTCTGCCCCGCCGCCCGCCGCCTCGCCACCACCCCTGCCGTCACCGCCCGCTTCCCGCGCGGCCAGCACACCGCCGGGTTCTGGCGCCGCGTCATGCCCGATGCCATGGCCCTGCTCGGCCCCCGCTGA
- a CDS encoding DUF4331 domain-containing protein, whose amino-acid sequence MILLRRSARRRSAARGAAVLTALALGMAGTAVLGAGAGTSSASSHREAPLIAADPQVDNTDVYAFSSPDNPDTVTLIANWLPFQEPNGGPNFYPWADGAHYDINIDSQGTGKPDLTYRWTFHTEDLRGTDTFLYNKGPVNNLGDATLRFRQYYTLQELRPDCDPVTLVEHGQAAPSDTGRASMPNYAGLRQQATVQLPGGGQTVATQAADPFFLDLRIFDLLYGGDLSEVGQNTLAGYNVNSVALQIPKTRLAYKGDPARNPVIGVWSSTEKQTMKLSPGKADPVGKYVQVSRLGNPLVNEVVVPAGLKDAFNALPPSEDHNQPALVAKVLDPEVPKLVQAIYGLPAPATPRTDLQEIFLTGIAKAANGPLAVDLNSQLMNQDINPKRFVPAEELRLNMSTPVTPNPDRLGVLNGDFQGFPNGRRLDDDVVDIALQVVEGATPGHFVQALAAGDKVNGPDRPFAATFPYLALPYDKAVNQK is encoded by the coding sequence GTGATCCTTCTTCGTCGATCCGCCCGTCGCCGCTCGGCGGCCCGCGGGGCCGCGGTCCTCACCGCCCTCGCCCTCGGCATGGCCGGCACCGCCGTGCTCGGCGCCGGCGCGGGCACCTCGTCGGCGTCCAGCCACCGCGAGGCGCCGCTGATCGCGGCCGACCCGCAGGTCGACAACACCGACGTGTACGCCTTCAGCAGCCCCGACAACCCCGACACCGTGACCCTGATCGCCAACTGGCTGCCGTTCCAGGAACCCAACGGCGGCCCGAACTTCTACCCGTGGGCGGACGGCGCGCACTACGACATCAACATCGACTCCCAGGGCACCGGAAAGCCCGACCTCACCTACCGGTGGACCTTCCACACCGAGGACCTCCGCGGCACCGACACCTTCCTCTACAACAAGGGACCGGTGAACAACCTCGGCGACGCCACGCTGCGGTTCCGTCAGTACTACACCCTCCAGGAACTGCGGCCCGACTGCGACCCGGTGACCCTGGTCGAGCACGGCCAGGCCGCCCCGTCCGACACCGGCCGCGCGTCGATGCCGAACTACGCCGGGCTGCGCCAGCAGGCCACCGTCCAACTCCCCGGCGGTGGACAGACGGTGGCCACCCAGGCCGCCGACCCGTTCTTCCTCGACCTGCGGATCTTCGACCTGCTCTACGGCGGCGACCTCTCCGAGGTCGGACAGAACACCCTCGCCGGATACAACGTCAACTCCGTCGCCCTGCAGATCCCCAAGACCCGCCTCGCGTACAAGGGCGACCCGGCCCGCAACCCGGTCATCGGCGTCTGGTCGAGCACCGAGAAGCAGACCATGAAGCTGAGCCCCGGCAAGGCCGACCCGGTGGGCAAGTACGTGCAGGTCTCCCGCCTGGGCAACCCGCTGGTCAACGAGGTCGTCGTCCCCGCCGGTCTGAAGGACGCCTTCAACGCACTCCCCCCGTCGGAGGACCACAACCAGCCCGCCCTGGTCGCCAAGGTCCTCGACCCCGAGGTGCCCAAGCTCGTGCAGGCCATCTACGGCCTGCCCGCCCCCGCCACGCCCCGCACCGACCTGCAGGAGATCTTCCTCACCGGCATCGCCAAGGCCGCCAACGGCCCGCTCGCCGTCGACCTCAACTCCCAGCTGATGAACCAGGACATCAACCCCAAGCGGTTCGTCCCCGCCGAGGAACTGCGCCTGAACATGTCCACCCCGGTGACGCCGAACCCGGACCGCCTGGGTGTCCTCAACGGCGACTTCCAGGGCTTCCCCAACGGCCGCCGCCTCGACGACGACGTCGTCGACATCGCCCTTCAGGTCGTCGAGGGCGCCACCCCCGGCCACTTCGTCCAGGCTCTCGCCGCCGGCGACAAGGTCAACGGCCCCGACAGGCCGTTCGCCGCGACGTTCCCGTACCTCGCCCTGCCCTACGACAAGGCCGTCAACCAGAAGTGA
- a CDS encoding molybdopterin-dependent oxidoreductase: MSNQLPPSAARFGRLRSGLLHAAGAAAIGLASAVAALGAGELVAYATGAGTAPVIAVGSAAIDLTPTPLKEYAVRTFGTHDKAVLLGGIYLTMALLAALAGLLAVRRPLAGAAVFAAFGGLGAWAALSRPGATAADCAPSLAAALVGSAAVLVLAGSWRRASVPDPGPRPEPMPADPKPAESPERPGMSDSPQPANLLGDRSPSPERSLTSRRTVLTATAVTFTAGALAAMGGRVLTDRRFDVTAARDAVRLPAPAEPLPPLAAAVHPDVPGLSPFTTPNADFYRVDTALTLPRIDPRDWTLRIHGLVDRPQLLTFDDLLKEPLEELDHTLSCVSNEVGGPYVGTTRWLGAALPALLRRAGVRSGADQLVGRSQDGMTIGTPLESVLDGRSALLAVAMNGEALPLAHGFPCRTVVPGFYGYTSATKWLVDLEVTTFAAFDPYWVRRGWDRTGAVRTASRIEVPAPFAKVPAGDVDLAGTAWATHRGIAAVELRVDEGPWHQAELATDAGPDLWRQWSYRWSGAPPGTHRIEVRATDATGAVQPEQRAAPFPAGATGWHSTVVTVT, translated from the coding sequence GTGAGCAATCAACTGCCTCCCTCCGCCGCACGGTTCGGCCGACTGCGGTCCGGCCTGCTGCACGCCGCCGGCGCTGCTGCGATCGGCCTGGCCTCGGCCGTGGCGGCACTCGGCGCGGGCGAGCTGGTCGCGTACGCCACCGGAGCGGGTACCGCGCCGGTGATCGCCGTGGGGTCGGCGGCCATCGACCTGACGCCGACTCCGCTGAAGGAGTACGCGGTCCGCACCTTCGGCACGCACGACAAGGCGGTGCTGCTCGGCGGGATCTACCTGACGATGGCTCTGCTCGCCGCGCTGGCCGGCCTGCTGGCGGTGCGTCGCCCGCTCGCCGGGGCCGCGGTGTTCGCGGCGTTCGGCGGTCTCGGCGCGTGGGCAGCGCTGTCGCGCCCCGGAGCGACGGCGGCGGACTGCGCCCCGTCGCTGGCCGCCGCGTTGGTCGGCTCGGCCGCCGTTCTGGTCCTGGCCGGGTCGTGGCGCCGCGCGTCGGTTCCGGACCCGGGGCCCCGCCCCGAGCCGATGCCCGCGGACCCGAAGCCGGCCGAAAGCCCCGAGCGACCCGGGATGTCGGATTCCCCGCAGCCTGCCAACCTCCTGGGCGACCGATCCCCGTCGCCTGAACGGTCGTTGACCAGCCGCCGGACGGTGCTGACCGCCACCGCCGTGACCTTCACGGCGGGTGCCCTGGCGGCGATGGGCGGACGCGTCCTGACCGACCGCCGGTTCGACGTCACCGCTGCCCGCGACGCCGTCCGCCTCCCCGCGCCGGCCGAACCGCTGCCGCCGCTGGCCGCCGCCGTCCACCCCGACGTCCCGGGTCTGTCGCCGTTCACCACGCCGAACGCCGACTTCTACCGGGTCGACACCGCGCTCACCCTGCCCCGGATCGACCCCCGCGACTGGACGCTGCGCATCCACGGCCTGGTCGACCGCCCGCAACTGCTCACCTTCGACGACCTGCTGAAGGAGCCGCTCGAAGAGTTGGACCACACGCTGTCCTGCGTCTCCAACGAGGTCGGCGGCCCCTACGTCGGCACCACCCGCTGGCTGGGCGCCGCCCTGCCCGCGCTGCTGCGGCGGGCCGGAGTGCGGTCCGGGGCCGACCAGTTGGTGGGTCGCTCGCAGGACGGCATGACCATCGGCACGCCGCTGGAGTCGGTCCTCGACGGGCGGAGCGCACTGCTGGCCGTCGCGATGAACGGCGAGGCGCTGCCGCTCGCGCACGGCTTCCCGTGCCGGACGGTGGTGCCCGGGTTCTACGGCTACACCTCCGCCACCAAGTGGCTGGTGGACCTGGAGGTCACCACCTTCGCCGCTTTCGACCCGTACTGGGTGCGGCGCGGCTGGGACCGCACCGGCGCCGTCCGCACCGCCTCCCGGATCGAGGTGCCCGCCCCGTTCGCCAAGGTCCCGGCCGGGGACGTCGACCTCGCCGGGACCGCCTGGGCCACCCACCGCGGCATCGCCGCCGTCGAGCTGCGCGTCGACGAAGGCCCCTGGCACCAGGCCGAGCTGGCCACCGACGCCGGGCCCGACCTGTGGCGCCAGTGGTCCTACCGCTGGTCCGGCGCCCCGCCCGGCACGCACCGCATCGAGGTCCGGGCGACCGACGCCACCGGCGCGGTGCAGCCGGAGCAGCGCGCCGCGCCCTTCCCGGCCGGGGCGACGGGCTGGCACAGCACCGTCGTCACCGTCACCTGA
- a CDS encoding lipopolysaccharide assembly protein LapB has product MRRLPQLLTAAALCAGLAYAGGLTDPPPLPVAASPRAAPTAGSALAAAIGADQQHLRASPEDAAAWARLGGEYVEQARLTADASYYPKADEALHRSLALVPEGNTDALTGLGALANARHLFAEAADHARRALDGAPLHWQAWAVLTDARTQLGDAAGATDAAQHLLDLHPGTASFTRAAYDLEQHGRPEDARDALRRALDGAYDPADKAFCLYQIAELDRNSGRTADALDGYRRALAADPAYTAALAGQGRAEAALGRTDDALTHYAQAAAKVPLPQYLLELGELHESLGHSAQAAEQYRLLRAEADLAAASGVVDDLTLGQFEADHGDPAAAVRLLRAEWDRRHQVLVADALAWALHRAGADREALAYSDLALAHGWRSALFLYHRGEMERALGRTDDARTHLAEALATDPGFSPLLAPSARSALVEVTP; this is encoded by the coding sequence GTGCGCCGCCTGCCCCAGCTCCTGACCGCCGCCGCCCTGTGCGCAGGCCTCGCCTACGCCGGCGGCCTCACCGATCCGCCGCCCCTCCCCGTCGCCGCCTCGCCCCGGGCCGCACCGACCGCCGGATCCGCCCTGGCAGCGGCGATCGGCGCCGACCAGCAGCACCTGCGGGCCAGCCCCGAGGACGCCGCTGCGTGGGCCCGGCTCGGCGGCGAGTACGTCGAGCAGGCCCGGCTGACCGCCGACGCGTCGTACTACCCGAAGGCCGACGAAGCCCTGCACCGCTCGCTCGCCCTCGTCCCGGAGGGCAACACCGACGCGCTCACCGGCCTCGGTGCGCTCGCCAACGCCCGCCACCTGTTCGCCGAAGCCGCCGACCACGCGAGGCGCGCCCTCGACGGCGCGCCCCTGCACTGGCAGGCCTGGGCCGTCCTCACCGATGCCCGAACCCAGCTCGGCGACGCCGCCGGAGCAACGGACGCCGCCCAGCACCTGCTCGACCTGCACCCGGGCACCGCGTCTTTCACCCGGGCCGCCTACGACCTCGAACAGCACGGCCGCCCCGAGGACGCCCGCGACGCCCTGCGCCGCGCCCTCGACGGCGCCTACGACCCCGCCGACAAGGCGTTCTGCCTCTACCAGATCGCCGAACTCGACCGGAACTCCGGCCGCACCGCCGACGCCCTCGACGGCTACCGCCGCGCTCTGGCCGCCGACCCGGCCTACACCGCGGCCCTCGCCGGCCAGGGCCGGGCCGAAGCCGCCCTCGGGCGCACCGACGACGCCCTCACCCACTACGCGCAGGCCGCCGCGAAGGTCCCGCTCCCCCAGTACCTGCTGGAACTCGGTGAACTCCACGAATCCCTCGGGCACTCCGCGCAGGCGGCCGAGCAGTACCGGCTGCTGCGCGCGGAGGCCGACCTCGCCGCCGCGAGCGGAGTCGTCGACGATCTGACGCTCGGTCAGTTCGAGGCCGATCACGGCGACCCCGCCGCGGCCGTCAGGCTGCTGCGCGCCGAGTGGGACCGCCGCCACCAGGTCCTGGTCGCCGACGCCCTCGCCTGGGCCCTGCACCGCGCCGGCGCCGACCGCGAGGCCCTCGCCTACAGCGACCTGGCCCTGGCCCACGGCTGGCGCAGCGCCCTGTTCCTCTACCACCGCGGCGAGATGGAGCGCGCCCTCGGCCGCACGGACGACGCCCGTACCCACCTTGCCGAGGCCCTCGCCACCGATCCGGGGTTCAGCCCCCTGCTGGCCCCCTCGGCGCGCTCCGCCCTGGTGGAGGTCACCCCCTGA
- the sigK gene encoding ECF RNA polymerase sigma factor SigK, whose product MSTVVHLSGPGRPGPDLQELIRRIALGDQDAFSRLYDAVAGPVLGLVRRVLRDPSQSEEVAQEVLLEVWRTAARYRPENGNVMPWVLTIAHHRAVDRVRSAQAAADRDRRAAAAAHATAFDEVAEQVEGRLEREQVRRCLKTLTELQRESLTLAYYRGYTYPQVADVLGAPIGTVKTRMRDALIRMRDCLGVGS is encoded by the coding sequence GTGAGCACGGTCGTCCACCTCTCCGGCCCGGGCCGCCCCGGGCCCGACCTCCAGGAGCTGATCCGCCGGATCGCCCTCGGCGACCAGGACGCGTTCTCGCGCCTCTACGACGCGGTGGCCGGACCGGTGCTCGGGCTGGTCCGGCGGGTGCTGCGCGATCCTTCGCAGTCCGAGGAGGTCGCCCAGGAGGTGCTGCTGGAGGTGTGGCGCACCGCCGCCCGCTACCGGCCGGAGAACGGGAACGTGATGCCGTGGGTGCTGACCATCGCCCATCACCGCGCCGTCGACCGGGTCCGCTCCGCCCAGGCCGCCGCCGACCGCGACCGCCGAGCCGCGGCCGCCGCCCACGCGACGGCCTTCGACGAGGTCGCCGAACAGGTCGAGGGCCGTCTGGAGCGCGAGCAGGTCCGCCGGTGTCTGAAGACGCTGACCGAGCTCCAACGCGAGTCCCTCACTCTCGCCTACTACCGGGGCTACACCTACCCGCAGGTCGCCGACGTCCTCGGCGCCCCGATCGGCACCGTCAAGACCCGGATGCGCGACGCCCTGATCCGCATGCGCGACTGTCTGGGAGTGGGATCATGA
- a CDS encoding anti-sigma factor domain-containing protein yields the protein MNDTADLHTLTGAYAAHALDDTERTAFERHLGHCPPCTQEVAEFVATLARLGAAEAIAPPPRLKSQVMAAVPRTRQDAPQIASASPPRPGSRLPRRRQGFALAACLALAVGAGAIAIQQHQETERARTDAAAARHQQATLTTLLTAPDAHLATGPVTGGGTGTTVWSPALDQAGFWASGLPALPGDRVYQLWFDDAGTMRPAGLLPPDGTLVLTGRVHPASGVGVTAEPAGGSTHPTGSPLLLLPLI from the coding sequence ATGAACGACACCGCCGACCTGCACACCCTCACCGGCGCCTACGCCGCCCACGCCCTCGACGACACCGAACGCACCGCCTTCGAACGTCACCTCGGGCACTGCCCGCCCTGCACGCAGGAAGTCGCCGAGTTCGTCGCCACACTCGCCAGGCTCGGCGCGGCCGAAGCGATCGCTCCCCCGCCCCGTCTCAAGAGCCAGGTCATGGCAGCCGTGCCCCGTACCAGGCAGGACGCCCCACAGATCGCCTCCGCGTCGCCGCCCCGCCCGGGCAGCCGACTCCCGCGGCGCCGGCAGGGATTCGCGCTGGCCGCCTGCCTCGCCCTGGCCGTCGGCGCGGGTGCGATCGCGATCCAGCAGCATCAGGAGACCGAGCGGGCCAGAACGGACGCGGCGGCGGCCCGGCACCAGCAGGCCACCCTCACCACGCTGCTCACCGCCCCGGACGCCCACCTCGCCACCGGCCCCGTGACCGGCGGCGGGACCGGCACCACCGTGTGGTCGCCCGCCCTCGATCAGGCCGGGTTCTGGGCCTCCGGCCTGCCCGCCCTCCCCGGCGACCGCGTCTACCAACTCTGGTTCGACGACGCCGGGACCATGCGCCCGGCCGGCCTCCTCCCGCCCGATGGCACCCTCGTCCTGACCGGCCGTGTCCACCCCGCCTCCGGAGTCGGCGTCACCGCGGAACCGGCGGGCGGCTCCACGCACCCCACCGGCTCCCCGCTCCTCCTCCTGCCGCTGATCTGA
- a CDS encoding pirin family protein, translating into MSNLDQKPAPAVCGRQAATGPVKDLLTGRQVPLGESTVVRRLLPNLGRRMVGAWCFVDHYGPDDIADEPGMQVPPHPHMGLQTVSWLHEGSVLHRDSLGSLQTVRPRELGLMTSGRAISHSEESPREHARLLHGAQLWVALPDAHRRTAPAFEHHPELPVVSAGGLEARLILGSLDGTASPGTAYTALTGADLTLREGAAHRLPVEEGFEYAVLAMSGSVDVDGVLVEPGSILYLGCGRRELPLRARTDAAVLLLGGEPFEERLVMWWNFIARSGEEIAQARTEWMEGSRFGEVHGYDGARLAAPALPAVPLRPRGRAR; encoded by the coding sequence ATGAGCAACCTCGATCAGAAGCCCGCACCGGCCGTGTGCGGGCGGCAGGCCGCCACCGGCCCCGTCAAGGATCTGCTGACTGGGCGTCAGGTGCCGCTCGGCGAGTCGACGGTGGTGCGGCGGCTGCTGCCCAACCTCGGGCGGCGGATGGTCGGCGCGTGGTGCTTCGTCGACCACTACGGGCCGGACGACATCGCCGACGAGCCCGGCATGCAGGTTCCGCCGCATCCGCACATGGGGCTGCAGACCGTCAGCTGGCTGCACGAGGGCAGCGTGCTGCACCGCGACAGCCTGGGGAGCCTGCAGACCGTCCGGCCGCGTGAACTCGGGCTGATGACCTCCGGGCGGGCGATCTCGCACTCGGAGGAGTCGCCCCGCGAGCACGCCCGGCTGCTGCACGGCGCCCAGCTCTGGGTGGCCCTCCCGGACGCGCACCGGCGCACCGCCCCGGCGTTCGAGCACCACCCCGAGCTGCCGGTGGTCAGCGCGGGCGGTCTGGAGGCCCGGCTGATCCTCGGCTCCCTGGACGGCACGGCCTCGCCCGGCACCGCCTACACCGCCCTGACCGGCGCCGACCTGACGCTCCGTGAGGGCGCGGCCCACCGGCTCCCGGTCGAGGAGGGCTTCGAGTACGCCGTCCTCGCGATGAGCGGCAGCGTCGACGTGGACGGCGTCCTGGTCGAGCCCGGCTCGATCCTCTACCTGGGCTGCGGCCGCCGCGAACTCCCGCTCCGGGCCCGGACCGACGCCGCGGTGCTGCTGCTCGGCGGCGAGCCCTTCGAGGAGCGCCTGGTGATGTGGTGGAACTTCATCGCCCGATCCGGTGAGGAGATCGCCCAAGCCCGTACGGAGTGGATGGAAGGGTCGCGCTTCGGCGAGGTGCACGGCTACGACGGTGCCCGGCTGGCCGCCCCCGCACTGCCGGCTGTCCCGCTCAGGCCGCGGGGGCGGGCGCGCTGA
- a CDS encoding high frequency lysogenization protein HflD: MAVHRSLTRTGAAVAAALALTALAAPAAHAHPLGNFSANHYLGLTVRTASVDALAVTDLAEIPTLQEQDSVDVDRDGAVDAAESAAHAARQCDDTARRIRLTADGETLRWTVDSASFAYQDGAAGLHTSRLECRLHVVRQLARDGAGFRVESGADPARVGWNEITLRGDGATLDRSDAPAESVSRELRDYPRDLLDTPEGVTAATFHARPGGGPGTAPAAGAPTVAVGAGWLASLDTRLAALGTARHLTLPLGLLAVLLSLVLGAGHALLPGHGKTVMAAYLAGRRGRPRDALTVGATVTLAHTAGVLVTGLLLTTFSALAGDRLLARLGIVSGTLVLLVGALLLRDALRSRRARRAPVTEAAEQHAHDPHPVLVGAAAATAVHSDRGHDHHDHHDHSHEHRDEHAQEHSHHDDPHEHHEHHDHEHHGHLHGQHGHRHGLFGRHHQHHHTHEPNRGAERRRLIGLGIAGGLVPSPSALVVLLGAVALGRTLFGAALVVAYGLGMAATLTGAGLLLVGLGRRAEVLAAHPALARLRDLAPFSAVLTALLVLAVGAGMVLRSLPLAV; the protein is encoded by the coding sequence GTGGCAGTCCACCGCTCCCTCACCCGTACCGGGGCCGCCGTCGCCGCGGCCCTCGCCCTGACCGCGCTGGCCGCACCGGCCGCGCACGCCCACCCGCTCGGCAACTTCTCGGCCAACCACTACCTCGGACTCACCGTCAGGACCGCAAGCGTCGACGCCCTGGCCGTCACCGACCTCGCCGAGATCCCCACCCTCCAGGAGCAGGACAGCGTCGACGTCGACCGCGACGGCGCCGTCGACGCCGCGGAGAGCGCCGCCCACGCCGCCCGCCAGTGCGACGACACCGCACGCCGGATCCGACTCACCGCCGACGGCGAAACCCTCCGCTGGACCGTCGACTCCGCCTCGTTCGCCTACCAGGACGGGGCCGCGGGCCTGCATACCAGCCGCCTCGAATGCCGGCTCCACGTCGTCCGCCAACTCGCCCGGGACGGAGCCGGTTTCCGCGTCGAGAGCGGGGCCGACCCCGCCCGGGTCGGCTGGAACGAGATCACCCTCCGCGGCGACGGCGCCACCCTCGACCGCTCCGACGCCCCGGCCGAGTCGGTGAGCCGCGAACTGCGCGACTACCCGAGGGACTTGCTCGACACCCCCGAAGGCGTCACCGCCGCGACCTTTCACGCCCGGCCCGGCGGAGGACCGGGCACGGCTCCGGCCGCGGGAGCGCCGACCGTCGCCGTCGGGGCCGGCTGGCTGGCCTCCCTCGACACCCGCCTCGCCGCCCTCGGAACCGCCCGCCACCTCACCCTGCCGCTCGGTCTCCTCGCCGTCCTGCTCTCGCTCGTCCTCGGCGCGGGCCACGCCCTGCTGCCGGGCCACGGCAAGACCGTCATGGCCGCGTACCTCGCCGGGAGACGCGGCCGCCCCCGCGACGCGCTCACCGTCGGTGCCACCGTCACCCTCGCCCACACCGCGGGCGTGCTGGTCACCGGCCTGTTGCTGACCACCTTCTCCGCCCTCGCCGGCGACCGCCTGCTGGCCAGGCTCGGCATCGTCAGCGGCACCCTCGTGCTGCTCGTCGGGGCCCTCCTGCTGCGGGACGCACTGCGCTCCCGCCGAGCCCGGCGGGCACCGGTGACGGAGGCTGCCGAACAGCATGCGCACGACCCGCACCCGGTCCTGGTCGGGGCGGCGGCTGCGACCGCGGTCCACTCGGACCGGGGGCACGATCACCACGATCACCACGACCACAGCCACGAACACCGCGACGAACACGCCCAGGAGCACAGCCACCACGACGACCCGCACGAGCACCACGAGCACCACGACCACGAGCACCATGGGCACCTTCATGGGCAGCACGGCCACCGGCACGGCTTGTTCGGCCGCCATCACCAGCACCACCACACCCACGAGCCGAACAGGGGAGCGGAACGGCGACGGCTGATCGGTCTGGGCATCGCCGGCGGCCTGGTCCCGAGCCCGTCCGCGCTGGTGGTGCTTCTCGGGGCGGTCGCGCTAGGGCGCACCCTGTTCGGTGCCGCCCTGGTGGTCGCCTACGGGCTGGGCATGGCCGCGACCCTGACCGGGGCGGGGCTGCTCCTGGTCGGCCTCGGCCGCCGCGCGGAGGTGCTCGCCGCCCACCCGGCCCTGGCCCGCCTGCGCGACCTGGCCCCGTTCAGCGCCGTGCTGACCGCGCTGCTGGTCCTCGCCGTCGGTGCGGGCATGGTCCTGCGCAGCCTGCCCCTCGCCGTCTGA